From the genome of uncultured Fibrobacter sp., one region includes:
- the greA gene encoding transcription elongation factor GreA, whose protein sequence is MKHLISKEGFEKLKAEWEHLKYEERPAMINQVQAAAAEGDRSENAAYTYGRMRVREIDRRLRELDRILDGAKIVENVAPEDGSIKFGATIKMVDIKTKREKTYSIVGEKEIDPLKGRISMKSPIGEALLGKKKGETVQVQAPRGTITYEILEVTY, encoded by the coding sequence ATGAAGCATTTGATTTCCAAAGAGGGTTTCGAAAAACTCAAGGCCGAATGGGAACACCTCAAGTACGAGGAACGCCCCGCCATGATCAACCAAGTGCAGGCCGCCGCCGCCGAAGGCGACCGCAGCGAAAACGCAGCCTACACCTACGGCCGCATGCGCGTCCGCGAGATTGACCGCCGCCTGCGCGAACTGGACCGCATCCTGGATGGCGCAAAGATTGTCGAAAACGTCGCTCCCGAAGACGGATCCATCAAGTTCGGTGCGACAATCAAGATGGTGGACATCAAGACCAAGCGCGAAAAGACTTACAGCATCGTCGGTGAAAAGGAAATTGACCCGCTCAAAGGCCGCATCAGCATGAAGTCGCCCATCGGCGAAGCGCTGCTCGGCAAAAAGAAGGGCGAAACCGTGCAAGTACAAGCCCCCCGCGGAACGATTACTTACGAAATCCTGGAAGTTACTTATTAG